In Prevotella sp. oral taxon 475, one DNA window encodes the following:
- a CDS encoding mechanosensitive ion channel family protein produces MNSIKNYVEELIQLCGITGHSVPVVRHLLLVLIAIFLAWAAGVLCRRILLPLIHKLTSTTRNSWDEALLSDNVLQTACRIVPAIVIAQLLPMVFYQHPVARKVLERLTDIYIVIMSVRLFIALLNSLTQLELSHSASVRQYIKTFCGVVKIIAIFVAVIIVTSILFGKNPMSLIAGLGATSAILMLVFKDTIEGLVAGIRLTSNDMVKKGDWITVPSTTADGIVEEITLTTVKVRNFDNTTVTVPPLTLVNGSFQNWKSMQRGAGRRVKRLIYIDFRSVKVADEALKASLIAGHFFTPEELKGEQINTALFRIFIEKWLISRPDVNEKMTILVRQVEATQCGLPLEVQFFVRNDKNIHYEHTLADIIEHIYAYTSAFGLTLYQQYPEQ; encoded by the coding sequence ATGAATTCAATCAAAAACTATGTTGAAGAGTTGATTCAACTCTGTGGAATCACCGGTCATTCGGTGCCCGTTGTTCGGCATCTTCTGCTTGTTCTGATTGCCATCTTTCTGGCTTGGGCGGCAGGAGTTTTGTGTAGACGCATCCTATTGCCGCTGATTCACAAACTCACCAGTACCACTCGCAACTCCTGGGACGAGGCGTTGCTCAGCGATAACGTATTGCAGACAGCCTGTAGAATCGTTCCTGCCATTGTCATTGCCCAACTGCTGCCGATGGTTTTCTATCAGCACCCCGTTGCTCGCAAAGTTCTCGAACGATTGACAGACATCTATATCGTCATCATGTCGGTGAGACTCTTCATCGCATTGCTCAATTCGCTCACCCAATTAGAGCTTTCCCACAGTGCGTCTGTTCGTCAATACATCAAGACTTTCTGCGGAGTGGTGAAGATTATCGCCATCTTTGTGGCTGTGATCATTGTCACTTCGATTCTCTTTGGCAAAAATCCCATGTCGCTGATTGCCGGACTTGGGGCTACGTCGGCCATTCTGATGTTGGTCTTTAAAGACACGATCGAAGGATTGGTGGCCGGCATTCGGCTCACCAGCAACGACATGGTGAAGAAAGGAGACTGGATTACCGTACCCTCGACCACCGCCGATGGCATTGTGGAAGAAATCACTTTGACCACCGTAAAGGTGCGAAACTTCGACAATACCACCGTTACTGTGCCACCGCTTACCCTGGTAAACGGTTCTTTTCAGAACTGGAAAAGCATGCAACGAGGGGCTGGTCGACGAGTGAAACGATTGATATACATTGACTTTAGAAGTGTTAAAGTGGCCGACGAGGCCTTGAAAGCATCGCTCATCGCCGGGCATTTCTTCACCCCAGAAGAGCTGAAGGGCGAACAGATCAACACTGCTCTCTTCCGGATTTTCATTGAAAAATGGCTCATCAGTCGGCCTGATGTGAATGAAAAGATGACGATTTTGGTGCGCCAAGTCGAGGCCACGCAATGCGGATTACCGTTAGAGGTGCAGTTTTTCGTCCGTAACGACAAGAACATTCACTACGAACACACCCTGGCCGACATCATCGAGCACATCTATGCCTACACTTCCGCCTTTGGATTGACCCTCTATCAGCAATATCCCGAACAATAA
- a CDS encoding lipopolysaccharide assembly protein LapB has protein sequence MKTILTLILLFAGLLPIKAQTSPAELHRQDSVAKALFVADRFDDAAEAYQKYAALLQKEKGESDSTHLNSLVMLGKCYFRSKRFSKAIETAQRVADIYGKQVSNKDKRYAWYIDNLALYQASAGKAEEALKNSQTALQIYEPLYVHDRDMATILLHVAENSHVLGDHAAAVKHELRALAIFKELYGEHSDEYIDEAPYLKKYYEANNEQQKADKWGERIEELKKEKDEGVGDLPEPMEFKTVEECRQHAQDALRCCEFYLNHRFTAKDIEAAARYIDSWSRVTDMVHIVFSKNEIKLCNDDKSFPYCISFRAGCSQYAIENGQADFTLDMFIHAMVAVLNHYLNNKDLTGEVSYLEKYVKLYKKDEEKMYDLLKKNFLGTLTTEMTERIKAGETVKVKK, from the coding sequence ATGAAGACCATCCTCACCCTTATTCTCCTTTTTGCGGGTCTTTTGCCCATCAAAGCGCAGACTTCACCCGCCGAACTGCATCGGCAAGACAGTGTAGCCAAAGCCCTGTTTGTGGCCGATCGGTTCGACGATGCTGCCGAAGCGTATCAGAAATATGCAGCCTTACTTCAGAAAGAGAAAGGAGAGAGCGACTCGACCCACCTCAACAGTCTTGTGATGTTGGGCAAATGCTATTTCAGAAGCAAGCGATTCAGCAAGGCCATAGAGACTGCGCAGCGCGTTGCAGACATCTATGGCAAGCAAGTGAGCAACAAAGACAAGCGCTATGCCTGGTATATCGACAACCTGGCCTTGTATCAAGCCTCCGCAGGAAAGGCCGAAGAGGCTTTGAAAAACAGCCAAACGGCTCTGCAAATATACGAACCGCTCTACGTTCACGACCGAGACATGGCTACGATTCTGCTTCATGTAGCTGAAAACTCGCATGTTCTGGGCGACCATGCTGCGGCTGTGAAACACGAATTGCGAGCACTCGCCATCTTCAAAGAGCTGTATGGCGAGCATTCCGACGAATATATCGATGAGGCTCCCTACCTGAAAAAATACTACGAGGCCAACAACGAGCAACAGAAGGCCGACAAATGGGGCGAACGGATAGAAGAATTGAAAAAGGAAAAGGATGAAGGCGTGGGCGACTTACCCGAACCTATGGAGTTCAAAACCGTAGAAGAATGCCGTCAACATGCCCAAGATGCCCTCAGATGTTGTGAGTTTTACCTGAATCATCGCTTCACGGCCAAAGACATCGAAGCCGCCGCACGTTACATCGACTCTTGGTCTCGGGTCACGGATATGGTACACATTGTCTTCAGTAAAAACGAAATCAAGCTATGCAACGACGACAAATCCTTCCCCTATTGCATTAGTTTCCGGGCGGGATGTTCGCAATATGCCATCGAGAACGGTCAAGCCGACTTCACGCTCGACATGTTTATCCATGCCATGGTGGCCGTTTTAAATCACTATCTCAACAACAAAGACCTTACCGGAGAGGTTTCTTACCTCGAGAAATACGTCAAACTCTACAAGAAAGATGAGGAGAAGATGTACGACTTGTTGAAGAAAAATTTCCTGGGAACGCTGACCACCGAGATGACAGAACGCATCAAAGCCGGCGAAACGGTGAAAGTGAAGAAGTAG
- a CDS encoding A/G-specific adenine glycosylase, which produces METAHPSFSATLLRWFDLNGRDLPWRNTKDPYAIWLSEVILQQTRINQGMDYWLRFMQRYPRVDDLAAATEDEVLRLWQGLGYYSRARNLHAAARQIAHRGSFPDTFQEIRQLKGVGDYTAAAVASIAFHRPVAVVDGNVYRVLSRYFGIFTPINSTEGKKEFAALAQSLLPPQTPDRYNEALMDFGALQCKPVTAAKASSQTRSNIGETLQPDLFSPSPAADHSVSAARLLSSAAPSFCAQCPLGEGCVAYREGWVAQLPVKLKKTKVKTRRMTYLYIRCKGHIALRRRGSGDIWQGLWEPVLYKDVEDKSTPAHAAQRKETPLEMETSIAPSLAALPFQTIEATSRCVSLRHVLTHRILLADFYTWDTDVRPALPPEYIWIREEDIDQYAIPRLVELFLEAVSQ; this is translated from the coding sequence TTGGAAACAGCTCATCCCTCTTTTTCTGCAACCCTTCTTCGTTGGTTCGACCTCAACGGGCGCGATTTGCCTTGGCGGAACACCAAAGACCCGTATGCCATTTGGCTCAGTGAGGTGATCTTACAACAGACTCGCATCAACCAAGGCATGGATTACTGGTTGCGATTCATGCAACGCTATCCGCGTGTCGACGATTTAGCCGCAGCCACCGAAGACGAAGTGTTGCGCCTTTGGCAAGGATTGGGCTACTACAGCAGGGCTCGAAACCTGCACGCCGCTGCTCGACAGATTGCCCATCGAGGTTCTTTTCCCGACACTTTTCAGGAAATCAGACAGCTCAAAGGGGTGGGCGACTACACCGCCGCTGCCGTTGCCTCCATTGCTTTCCATCGTCCCGTGGCCGTAGTCGATGGCAATGTCTATCGCGTTCTTTCCCGTTACTTCGGCATTTTCACACCCATCAATTCCACCGAAGGCAAGAAAGAGTTTGCCGCCTTGGCCCAATCGCTGCTCCCTCCTCAAACTCCGGACCGCTACAACGAGGCTTTGATGGACTTCGGAGCCCTGCAATGCAAACCTGTTACAGCTGCTAAGGCTTCCTCCCAAACACGCTCTAACATAGGGGAAACCCTCCAACCCGATTTATTTTCTCCCTCTCCAGCAGCCGACCATTCTGTCTCTGCAGCCCGCCTACTGTCGTCGGCGGCCCCATCGTTCTGTGCCCAATGTCCGCTTGGCGAGGGGTGTGTGGCCTATCGCGAAGGATGGGTGGCGCAGTTGCCCGTCAAACTGAAGAAGACGAAGGTGAAGACGCGCCGCATGACCTATCTCTACATCCGATGTAAGGGCCATATCGCCCTGCGCCGACGTGGCTCCGGCGACATTTGGCAAGGCCTTTGGGAACCTGTTCTCTACAAAGATGTGGAGGACAAATCTACTCCCGCGCATGCCGCGCAGAGAAAAGAGACGCCGCTCGAGATGGAAACGAGCATCGCTCCCTCTCTTGCCGCTCTTCCTTTTCAAACCATCGAGGCGACTTCTCGTTGCGTGTCGCTCCGACATGTTCTCACCCACCGCATCCTTCTGGCCGACTTCTATACTTGGGACACCGACGTTCGTCCTGCGCTTCCTCCCGAATATATTTGGATTCGGGAAGAAGACATCGACCAATATGCCATCCCCCGCCTCGTAGAGTTATTTTTAGAAGCGGTGTCTCAATAG
- a CDS encoding capsule assembly Wzi family protein encodes MKQVILLIALGLLLPSVSAQAQAWRETDGKSKLQPGKDLNYRLELQATASNRQTPLWLNANRYGLSSLDKGNGYLRASLIRPLTTDSARRWGLGYGVDVAVAQGFSSRMVVQQAFAEVRWLHGVLTVGSKQQPMELKNQALSSGSQLLGINARPIPQMRLALPDYWVLPFGGGWLQLKGHIAYGRMTDDDFQMRFTGRKSRYTDDVLFHSKAGYLKIGNEERFAPLSLELGLEMAATFGGRSYQPQSDGTTKVIHGRTGWKSYLKALIPGGADIGETTYQNAEGNQLGSWLARANYDADRWRFSIYADKFFEDHSAMFQLDYDGYGTGGEWMTKKKRRYLLYDFKDWMLGAELNLKYGRYLTAIVLEYLYTKYQSGPIYHDHTQTIGDHIGGLDNYYNHYIYSGWQHWGQVMGNPLYRSPIYNADGVMEVKNNRFEAWHLGVSGQPTEALKYRLLATYQTGWGSYSDPYDKKHHNVSLLLEADYGFKHGWGLRGGCGMDFGAILGRSYGFQLTISKKGVLKI; translated from the coding sequence ATGAAACAAGTGATACTTCTTATCGCTCTTGGTCTGCTCCTGCCATCGGTGTCGGCACAGGCGCAAGCATGGCGGGAGACCGACGGCAAGAGCAAACTTCAACCAGGAAAAGACTTGAACTATCGCCTCGAGTTGCAGGCTACGGCCTCTAACCGGCAAACGCCGCTGTGGCTCAACGCCAATCGCTATGGATTGAGCTCGCTCGACAAGGGCAATGGATATCTGCGGGCTTCTCTCATCCGACCTCTTACGACTGATTCGGCTCGCAGATGGGGCTTGGGATATGGCGTAGATGTGGCCGTGGCGCAGGGGTTCAGCAGCAGAATGGTGGTTCAGCAGGCCTTTGCCGAGGTGCGCTGGCTGCATGGTGTGCTGACCGTTGGTAGCAAACAACAACCCATGGAACTGAAAAATCAGGCGTTGAGCAGCGGTTCTCAGTTGTTGGGCATCAATGCCAGGCCCATTCCACAGATGCGTTTGGCTCTGCCCGACTATTGGGTTCTGCCTTTCGGTGGGGGATGGTTGCAGCTGAAAGGGCACATTGCCTATGGACGAATGACGGACGACGACTTTCAGATGCGGTTCACCGGAAGGAAGAGTCGCTATACCGACGATGTGCTTTTTCACAGCAAGGCCGGATATTTGAAGATCGGAAACGAAGAGCGTTTCGCACCGCTTTCGCTGGAATTGGGCTTGGAGATGGCGGCCACTTTCGGCGGGCGCTCTTATCAGCCGCAAAGCGACGGCACGACGAAGGTGATTCATGGGCGCACGGGATGGAAGTCTTACCTGAAGGCTTTGATTCCCGGCGGTGCCGATATTGGAGAGACGACCTATCAAAACGCCGAAGGCAACCAGTTGGGCTCTTGGCTGGCACGGGCCAACTACGATGCCGACAGATGGCGGTTCTCGATCTATGCCGACAAATTTTTTGAAGACCATTCGGCGATGTTTCAACTCGACTACGACGGATACGGAACGGGAGGCGAGTGGATGACCAAGAAGAAACGCCGATACCTGCTCTACGACTTCAAAGACTGGATGCTCGGAGCCGAACTGAACTTGAAATACGGACGCTACTTGACGGCCATCGTCCTGGAATATCTGTATACCAAATATCAAAGCGGCCCCATCTATCATGACCATACCCAAACCATTGGCGACCATATCGGCGGACTCGACAACTATTATAATCACTACATCTACTCGGGTTGGCAGCATTGGGGGCAGGTAATGGGCAATCCGCTCTACCGTTCGCCCATCTATAATGCCGACGGAGTGATGGAGGTGAAGAACAATCGTTTCGAGGCTTGGCATCTCGGCGTGAGCGGACAGCCTACAGAGGCTTTGAAATACCGTTTGTTGGCGACTTATCAAACGGGCTGGGGCTCCTATTCCGATCCTTATGACAAGAAGCATCACAACGTGAGTTTGCTGCTTGAGGCCGACTATGGCTTCAAACACGGATGGGGCCTGCGGGGCGGATGCGGCATGGACTTTGGAGCGATTCTGGGTCGTTCGTATGGCTTTCAGCTGACGATTAGTAAAAAAGGTGTGTTGAAGATTTGA
- a CDS encoding lipocalin-like domain-containing protein, with amino-acid sequence MKKRYFFLCLLAAVLMLGACQLETSGNGKLDGYWRLERIDTLGGGVNRMEGQRMFWAFQSRLLQTSDLNGRVQACLLRFRKEKDSLLLSDPYLYNRESGDEPITQLARLAPFGLNSLDERFKVERLGGEKMVLANKKYRLYFTRF; translated from the coding sequence ATGAAGAAAAGATATTTTTTCCTGTGTTTGTTGGCGGCCGTTTTGATGTTGGGAGCTTGCCAACTGGAGACCTCGGGCAATGGAAAGCTCGACGGCTATTGGCGTTTGGAACGCATCGATACCCTTGGGGGCGGCGTGAACCGGATGGAGGGGCAGCGCATGTTCTGGGCTTTCCAAAGCCGACTGCTGCAAACCTCCGACCTGAACGGACGCGTGCAGGCCTGTCTGCTGCGATTCCGGAAGGAGAAAGACAGTCTGTTGCTCTCTGATCCTTATTTGTACAACCGCGAATCGGGCGACGAACCCATTACTCAGCTCGCTCGTTTGGCTCCGTTTGGCTTGAACAGTCTCGACGAACGCTTCAAAGTGGAACGACTGGGGGGCGAAAAAATGGTGCTGGCAAACAAGAAATACCGATTGTATTTCACGAGGTTTTAA
- a CDS encoding sugar transferase, with translation MKRLTDLLVSALCLVVFSPLILLVAIAIRLDDGLPVIFRQERIGRYGRPFFIYKFRTMCIDAEENGPMMLEVDGDSRLTRVGRFLREHHLDELPQLWNVLKGDMAFIGPRPERLFYIRQIMQRDPRYVRLYRIRPGVTSYATLYNGYTDTMEKMLRRLELDLYYLEHRSWWLDAKILLNTFLRIAIGKKF, from the coding sequence ATGAAAAGACTCACCGACTTGCTCGTTTCGGCCCTCTGCCTCGTGGTTTTCTCGCCGCTCATCCTGCTCGTGGCCATCGCCATCCGTCTGGACGACGGTCTGCCGGTGATTTTCCGCCAGGAACGAATCGGGCGATACGGTCGGCCGTTTTTCATTTATAAATTCCGAACGATGTGCATCGACGCCGAAGAAAACGGACCGATGATGCTCGAAGTAGACGGAGATAGCCGCCTGACACGCGTGGGACGCTTCCTCAGAGAGCATCATCTCGACGAACTGCCTCAGCTTTGGAACGTTCTCAAGGGGGATATGGCGTTCATCGGTCCCCGACCCGAGCGACTGTTCTACATCCGGCAGATTATGCAACGAGACCCGCGCTACGTGCGTCTCTACCGCATTCGACCGGGCGTCACCTCCTATGCCACGCTCTACAACGGCTATACCGACACGATGGAGAAGATGTTGCGCCGACTCGAGCTCGATCTTTACTATCTGGAACACCGCTCTTGGTGGCTCGACGCGAAGATTCTGCTCAACACCTTTCTGCGTATCGCCATCGGAAAGAAGTTCTAA
- a CDS encoding MraY family glycosyltransferase, with the protein MKNDLLPTLIAFGVSLGFGWIFIPAILNFCKERHLYDIPNQRKVHRVLVPRLGGIAFVPAMALAMVVSVAVMSIGLHEGKVEMSLWSVAFLASLLLMYAVGVVDDFIGLDAPVKFLVQTATACTLPLCGLYINHLYGFLGIYELPYWVGMPLTVFVIVFIDNALNLIDGIDGLAASLSIIALAGFFCIFTVEGLTVYGILIASLVGVLIAYLYFNIWGKAEKNRKIFMGDAGSLTLGFILGFLFVKATMDNRPLMTGSAARWVLAYSLLVVPVFDVARIILHRLRFGQPLFQADKNHIHHKLMRAGCSQHQALIVILGLQLGVVFLNLSLFPHIDITWVVLIDVVLFTALQTALTRRLTNRKTAEAE; encoded by the coding sequence ATGAAGAATGACCTACTACCCACGCTCATTGCCTTCGGAGTGAGCCTCGGCTTCGGATGGATATTCATCCCTGCCATCCTCAACTTCTGCAAAGAGCGACATCTCTACGATATTCCCAATCAACGAAAGGTGCACCGTGTGCTCGTGCCTCGGCTCGGAGGCATTGCCTTTGTGCCTGCCATGGCCCTGGCCATGGTGGTGAGCGTGGCCGTGATGAGCATCGGTCTGCATGAGGGAAAAGTGGAGATGAGCCTGTGGAGCGTGGCCTTTCTGGCCTCGCTGCTGCTGATGTATGCCGTGGGTGTGGTGGACGATTTTATCGGACTCGACGCTCCGGTGAAATTCTTGGTGCAAACGGCCACGGCCTGTACGCTGCCTCTGTGCGGACTCTATATCAACCATCTCTATGGCTTTCTCGGCATCTATGAACTGCCTTATTGGGTGGGAATGCCGCTGACGGTGTTTGTCATCGTTTTTATCGACAATGCACTCAACCTCATCGATGGCATCGACGGACTGGCGGCCAGCCTCTCGATCATCGCCCTCGCCGGCTTTTTCTGCATCTTTACGGTCGAAGGACTCACGGTGTATGGCATCCTCATCGCTTCGCTCGTGGGCGTGCTCATCGCCTATCTCTACTTCAATATTTGGGGCAAAGCCGAGAAAAACCGAAAGATTTTCATGGGCGACGCGGGCAGCCTGACGCTGGGTTTCATTCTGGGTTTCCTCTTTGTGAAGGCCACGATGGATAATCGGCCGCTCATGACGGGGTCGGCCGCAAGATGGGTGCTGGCCTATAGCTTGTTGGTGGTTCCGGTATTCGACGTGGCCCGAATCATTCTTCATCGCCTGCGATTCGGACAACCGCTCTTCCAGGCCGACAAAAACCACATCCATCACAAGCTGATGCGAGCGGGATGCAGTCAGCATCAGGCTCTGATCGTGATCTTAGGGCTTCAGCTGGGCGTGGTGTTTCTCAATCTCTCGCTCTTCCCGCACATCGACATTACGTGGGTGGTGCTGATCGATGTCGTGCTCTTCACGGCCTTGCAAACGGCTCTCACCCGCCGATTGACCAACCGAAAAACCGCAGAAGCCGAATGA
- a CDS encoding DUF6261 family protein codes for MEKNKLPRFVKIEGGNCARFSNVMHMQYHRRLYDQVVAVDKEKLKLTDAVLAEWREAIDQEVELNKEATQSVHTARLVKLDAERDRLLTHFFGVIRIQKLSPVAAIQEAAERVEVIFKPYAGIQNEALEAESGHIAGMFEDAKKCTADLTTLGLTAVLSQLRTVNGEFEQLGATRRHEAVEAKRPSATAIRPKTDEALEFVVQHIQGSYLFSTVEADRLLIYSLAAEMNKITADFKASHKSSDAQKKKHPGDGGGKKPGGNPGGGKKPDDGGKNPGGNPGGNPGSGKTPEPGKDPGKDPEKEKELDEIEKMLTPLIPAFEKEIGDRPGSLSFAREVVGTGKDRRFKFYNTRTKVWTWATLRADGTLAPWAAEP; via the coding sequence ATGGAAAAGAACAAATTACCCAGGTTCGTGAAAATTGAAGGCGGCAATTGCGCCCGATTTTCCAATGTGATGCACATGCAGTACCACCGTCGGCTCTACGACCAGGTGGTGGCGGTAGACAAAGAGAAGCTCAAGCTGACGGACGCCGTGCTGGCAGAATGGCGCGAGGCCATCGACCAGGAGGTGGAACTCAACAAAGAGGCCACGCAATCGGTGCACACCGCTCGGCTGGTGAAACTCGATGCCGAGCGCGACCGGCTGCTTACCCACTTCTTCGGCGTGATTCGTATCCAAAAGCTCTCGCCCGTGGCGGCTATACAAGAGGCTGCCGAGCGCGTGGAAGTGATTTTCAAGCCCTACGCCGGCATCCAGAACGAGGCGCTCGAGGCCGAAAGTGGTCACATCGCCGGGATGTTTGAAGATGCCAAGAAATGCACCGCCGACCTCACCACACTGGGGCTCACGGCCGTGCTCTCGCAGCTGCGCACGGTGAACGGCGAGTTTGAACAGCTGGGAGCCACTCGCCGGCATGAGGCCGTTGAGGCCAAGCGGCCCAGCGCCACGGCCATTCGCCCCAAAACGGACGAGGCGCTCGAGTTCGTCGTTCAGCACATTCAGGGTAGCTACCTCTTCTCTACCGTCGAGGCCGATCGGCTGCTGATCTACTCGCTGGCCGCGGAGATGAATAAAATTACGGCCGACTTTAAAGCCAGTCATAAATCCAGCGATGCCCAAAAGAAAAAGCATCCCGGCGACGGCGGCGGAAAGAAGCCTGGTGGCAATCCCGGCGGTGGTAAGAAGCCCGATGATGGCGGAAAAAATCCCGGCGGCAATCCTGGTGGTAATCCCGGCAGCGGCAAGACGCCCGAACCCGGAAAGGATCCCGGAAAGGATCCCGAGAAGGAAAAGGAACTGGACGAAATAGAAAAGATGCTCACTCCGCTCATTCCCGCCTTTGAGAAAGAGATTGGCGATCGTCCCGGCTCTCTATCCTTCGCCCGCGAAGTGGTGGGCACGGGCAAAGATCGCCGCTTCAAATTCTACAACACTCGCACAAAGGTGTGGACCTGGGCCACGCTCCGCGCCGACGGGACGCTCGCGCCGTGGGCGGCGGAGCCGTAA
- a CDS encoding fimbrillin family protein: MKRKFNLLPCAAFALALMFSACSHDDEPTPNNAPLISLGGDATFTLTEEKFETSKPASMPASRAMAAQAQPQEVDLGDGLHATMSIEEDSQPETRANPISQGRYSIYALDGSGNRITGTHKTLTGEVNASGKFVPDAGSRLDLPAGTYTFVCISEGVTDNGTSLSITNSTKNPMLGKVTKTISSTDRHVSFEMKHLAARVRCKLVVYTEAVNNVSIVLKTLNDPALNLTPLTTTYDVKGDKTGFTPGNTQTDPITHTGALTEKDATYVLAHHFYTSYYYIQPGTTNNQVSVSFTGGELYDGMDMTSKRGTVFKTTPITFAANKSYTLVMKLRPLLYLFNDGTNGVLSEKGSRTPIGIVTKEKTKNHEGTAAGLKVSPMALKWEMGGSGQQRNTTVHNTWWDMPTKTGTGAELNGYDLTWTGSGTTDGKKRAEEQTQYPAFYWAGNYQPGVATSNIGKWYIPALGEIRSERDLGNQFDHFLAQFSPGNGANWGVWNDGGVSYNASFAIESEDRAKALFKAFTDAGSALPDDVCLWTTSTCDGSYNFRPIYIKFSVSAYAPHPMGGWNVARAGILDKDAPDVYVWPYVHF; encoded by the coding sequence ATGAAAAGAAAATTCAACCTGCTGCCTTGCGCAGCTTTCGCTTTAGCACTGATGTTTTCGGCTTGCAGCCACGACGACGAGCCAACGCCGAACAATGCCCCTTTGATCAGCTTAGGCGGCGACGCCACCTTTACGCTGACCGAAGAGAAGTTTGAAACCTCGAAGCCTGCCTCTATGCCGGCCTCGCGGGCCATGGCCGCTCAGGCGCAACCGCAAGAAGTAGACCTGGGCGACGGCCTCCACGCCACGATGAGCATCGAAGAAGACAGCCAACCCGAGACACGCGCCAACCCCATCAGCCAAGGCCGCTATTCTATCTATGCGCTCGACGGCAGCGGCAACCGCATCACCGGCACCCACAAAACGCTCACGGGCGAGGTGAACGCCAGCGGCAAGTTTGTGCCAGACGCCGGCTCGAGGCTCGATCTACCCGCCGGCACCTACACCTTTGTGTGCATCAGCGAGGGCGTGACCGACAATGGCACCTCCCTCTCCATTACCAACAGCACGAAAAACCCCATGCTGGGCAAGGTGACGAAGACCATCAGCAGCACTGACCGGCATGTGTCTTTCGAGATGAAACACTTGGCTGCCCGTGTGCGCTGCAAGTTGGTGGTTTACACTGAGGCGGTGAACAATGTTAGCATAGTTCTCAAAACATTGAATGACCCAGCCCTCAACCTCACGCCCCTCACCACCACCTACGACGTAAAGGGCGACAAAACAGGTTTTACTCCGGGGAACACTCAGACCGATCCCATCACCCACACCGGAGCTCTCACCGAGAAGGATGCTACCTATGTGCTGGCCCATCATTTCTATACCTCGTATTATTATATTCAGCCCGGCACCACCAACAATCAAGTAAGTGTTAGTTTCACTGGTGGCGAGCTCTACGACGGAATGGATATGACCAGCAAAAGAGGTACTGTATTTAAGACGACACCTATCACCTTTGCGGCCAACAAGTCGTACACCCTTGTGATGAAGCTACGCCCGCTGCTCTATCTTTTCAACGACGGCACTAATGGGGTACTTTCTGAAAAAGGCTCGCGCACGCCCATCGGCATTGTGACCAAAGAGAAAACGAAAAACCATGAGGGCACCGCCGCCGGACTCAAGGTCAGTCCCATGGCCCTGAAATGGGAAATGGGCGGTAGCGGACAGCAGCGCAACACCACCGTGCACAACACCTGGTGGGATATGCCTACAAAAACCGGAACGGGTGCAGAGCTGAACGGCTACGACCTGACGTGGACAGGCTCCGGCACCACCGACGGCAAGAAACGTGCTGAAGAGCAAACGCAATATCCTGCCTTCTATTGGGCTGGTAATTACCAGCCCGGCGTTGCCACCTCAAACATTGGCAAATGGTATATCCCGGCATTGGGAGAAATACGATCTGAAAGAGACCTTGGGAATCAATTCGATCATTTCCTGGCACAATTTTCTCCAGGTAACGGCGCAAACTGGGGTGTTTGGAACGATGGCGGTGTATCGTATAATGCTAGTTTCGCAATTGAGAGCGAAGATCGGGCTAAAGCATTATTCAAGGCCTTTACCGATGCAGGTAGTGCGCTGCCCGATGATGTCTGTCTTTGGACCACTTCCACCTGTGATGGCAGTTATAATTTCCGCCCCATCTACATCAAATTTTCCGTTTCGGCATACGCCCCTCATCCTATGGGCGGATGGAACGTGGCCCGAGCCGGGATATTAGATAAAGATGCGCCCGATGTATATGTGTGGCCCTACGTGCACTTCTAA